One Hevea brasiliensis isolate MT/VB/25A 57/8 chromosome 5, ASM3005281v1, whole genome shotgun sequence genomic region harbors:
- the LOC110668409 gene encoding probable protein kinase At2g41970: protein MLCCGGAEEELDSPSANQNTAPPKGGNPYAVGGERGEPRNANPAKSGAPQKALPIEIPAMSLDELNRITDDFGTKALIGEGSYGRVFYAKLNDGVEAAIKKLDASTSPEPDSDFVAQLSVVSRLKHDHFVELMGYCLEQNNRILVYQFATMGSLHDLLHGRKGVQGAEPGPVLSWNQRVKIAFGAAKGLEYLHEKVQPPVVHRDVRSSNVLLFDDFKSKIADFNLSSATSDTAARLHSTRVLGTFGYHAPEYAMTGQITQKSDVYSFGVVLLELLTGRKPVDHTMPKGQQSLVTWATPRLSEDKVKQCVDPKLNNEYPPKAIAKLAAVAALCVQYEADFRPNMTIVVKALQPLLNSKPAGPESQA, encoded by the exons TTGTGTTGCGGAGGTGCAGAGGAGGAACTCGACAGCCCATCTGCTAACCAAAATACAGCCCCACCTAAAGGAGGGAATCCATATGCTGTTG GCGGCGAGAGAGGAGAGCCAAGGAATGCTAATCCGGCCAAAAGTGGAGCTCCACAAAAGGCTTTACCAATCGAAATTCCAGCTATGTCATTGGATGAGTTAAACAGAATAACAGATGACTTTGGTACAAAGGCATTGATTGGAGAAGGTTCTTATGGTCGGGTTTTCTATGCCAAGTTAAATGATGGTGTAGAGGCTGCAATAAAGAAGCTGGATGCCAGTACTTCACCAGAACCAGATTCTGATTTTGTAGCACAG TTATCAGTAGTTTCCAGGCTTAAGCATGATCACTTTGTGGAGTTGATGGGATATTGTTTGGAGCAAAATAACCGAATCTTGGTTTATCAGTTCGCGACGATGGGTTCTTTGCACGACTTATTACATG GGAGGAAAGGTGTACAAGGAGCTGAACCAGGTCCTGTACTTAGCTGGAACCAAAGAGTTAAAATTGCCTTTGGTGCAGCCAAAGGCCTTGAGTATCTGCACGAAAAAGTTCAGCCTCCTGTAGTTCATCGCGATGTCAGATCAAGCAATGTCCTTCTTTTCGATGATTTCAAGTCTAAAATTGCCGATTTCAACTTGTCAAGTGCAACTTCTGATACAGCAGCTCGGCTGCATTCAACTAGAGTCTTGGGAACATTTGGCTACCACGCTCCAGA GTACGCTATGACAGGACAGATAACTCAGAAAAGTGATGTATATAGTTTTGGAGTTGTTCTTCTAGAGCTTTTGACAGGAAGAAAGCCAGTAGACCATACAATGCCTAAGGGACAACAGAGTCTTGTCACTTGG GCAACTCCAAGATTGAGTGAGGATAAAGTGAAGCAATGTGTGGATCCCAAACTAAATAATGAGTACCCACCAAAGGCAATTGCTAAG TTGGCAGCAGTTGCAGCACTTTGTGTTCAGTATGAAGCAGATTTCAGGCCAAACATGACAATAGTTGTGAAGGCTCTGCAGCCacttctcaactcaaaaccagcAGGGCCTGAGTCTCAAGCATAA